Proteins from a genomic interval of Symmachiella macrocystis:
- a CDS encoding PSD1 and planctomycete cytochrome C domain-containing protein, whose product MLERRCVRCHNGDNAKGGLDLSSSQGLHDGGDSGAAVAAAVEDSLLLEMVTGDDPAMPEGGPALTQEQIADLRQWITSGATWPKTTILQPKPGDGDWWSLRPLANPPVPQATSPWIRTPVDAFILERLTQKKLTPNQEADRRTLIRRLTFDLHGLPPTQEEIDAFVADSDPAAYDKLVDRLLASPRYGERWARHWLDVVHYGDTHGYDKDKRRPNAWPYRDYVIRSLNEDKPYTQFIREQLAGDVLFPGEPDGIIATGFVVAGPWDFVGHVELREGTLDKTITRNLDRDDMVTNTMATFCSLTVHCARCHDHKFDPITQADYYSLQAVFAGIDRAPRPYKIDAEIEAERTQLTAERNDLRAKINAAKKAKTDLAELEKQLAPIEASLAKLPKPPLVYAAATNFPHAGSFRPTGGKPREIHLLNRGSEKQPGEMMQPGTVGCIPGLPSRFQLDNPDDEGARRVQLAAWITDVKNPLTWRSIVNRVWHYHFGSAIVDSPNDFGHMGATPTHPELLDWLAADFRDNGQSLKRLHKLIVTSASYRQSTAYDEHNAKIDSGNQFLWRMNRRQLEAEALRDAVLATSGKLDTTMYGPGFDLFGFIDDHSPHYLYDKYDPDDPRGLRRSIYRFIVRSVPDPFMETLDCADPSQNVPVRNSTVTALQALSLLNNKFMVRQAEHFAARAQAQAEGLPAQIAFAFQTALGRVPSEQESQTLTAYAEQHGLANACRLLFNANEFLFVD is encoded by the coding sequence GTGCTCGAACGACGTTGCGTGCGTTGCCACAATGGAGACAATGCAAAAGGGGGCTTGGATCTCTCTTCGTCCCAAGGGCTGCACGATGGGGGCGATAGCGGCGCGGCAGTTGCTGCTGCGGTTGAGGACAGTCTGCTGTTGGAGATGGTCACCGGCGACGATCCTGCGATGCCCGAGGGTGGCCCTGCCCTGACCCAAGAGCAAATCGCAGATTTGCGGCAATGGATTACCTCCGGGGCGACTTGGCCGAAGACAACAATCCTCCAACCAAAGCCGGGTGATGGCGATTGGTGGTCGCTACGACCGCTTGCCAACCCGCCGGTTCCGCAAGCGACGTCGCCGTGGATCCGCACGCCGGTTGATGCGTTCATTCTTGAACGACTCACGCAGAAAAAACTCACCCCCAACCAGGAAGCGGATCGTCGCACGCTCATTCGCCGGCTGACATTTGATCTGCACGGTCTGCCGCCGACACAGGAGGAGATTGACGCATTCGTGGCCGACTCTGACCCGGCCGCCTATGACAAATTGGTCGACCGGTTGTTGGCTTCGCCGCGGTATGGCGAACGTTGGGCGCGGCATTGGCTCGATGTGGTGCATTACGGTGATACGCACGGCTACGACAAAGACAAGCGTCGCCCCAATGCATGGCCCTATCGCGATTACGTCATTCGTTCACTCAACGAAGACAAACCCTATACGCAATTTATCCGCGAACAATTGGCCGGGGACGTGCTCTTTCCTGGCGAACCGGATGGCATTATCGCGACCGGTTTTGTCGTTGCCGGGCCGTGGGATTTTGTGGGACACGTGGAACTGCGCGAAGGAACACTCGATAAAACAATCACTCGCAACCTCGACCGTGATGATATGGTCACGAACACCATGGCCACCTTTTGCAGCTTGACGGTGCACTGCGCGCGGTGTCACGACCACAAGTTCGATCCCATCACCCAAGCGGATTACTACAGCCTGCAAGCGGTGTTCGCCGGGATCGATCGCGCACCACGTCCCTATAAAATCGATGCCGAGATTGAAGCAGAACGCACACAATTGACGGCGGAGCGAAACGACCTCCGCGCAAAAATCAATGCTGCCAAAAAAGCCAAAACTGACTTGGCGGAACTTGAAAAACAGTTGGCCCCCATCGAAGCGTCATTGGCTAAGTTGCCAAAACCGCCATTGGTTTATGCCGCTGCGACCAATTTTCCCCACGCGGGAAGTTTCCGCCCGACCGGTGGCAAGCCGCGTGAGATTCATTTGCTCAATCGGGGAAGCGAGAAACAGCCGGGTGAAATGATGCAGCCTGGAACGGTTGGTTGCATCCCCGGATTGCCGTCGCGATTCCAACTCGACAATCCTGATGACGAAGGAGCAAGGCGGGTCCAATTGGCGGCTTGGATCACCGACGTCAAAAACCCGCTCACGTGGCGGTCGATCGTCAATCGCGTATGGCATTATCATTTTGGCAGCGCCATCGTTGATAGCCCCAACGATTTTGGTCACATGGGGGCTACGCCGACGCATCCCGAACTACTCGACTGGCTGGCGGCCGATTTTCGCGACAACGGGCAGTCGCTCAAACGATTGCACAAGCTGATCGTCACCAGCGCCTCCTATCGTCAGTCGACGGCGTATGACGAACACAATGCGAAGATCGATTCGGGGAATCAATTCCTGTGGCGGATGAATCGCCGACAATTGGAGGCCGAAGCGCTGCGAGATGCCGTGTTGGCGACCAGCGGAAAATTGGACACGACCATGTATGGGCCGGGATTTGATCTGTTTGGTTTCATCGACGACCATTCGCCGCATTATTTGTACGACAAATATGATCCCGATGATCCCCGCGGATTGCGACGGAGCATTTATCGCTTCATCGTCCGCTCAGTCCCCGATCCATTCATGGAAACCCTCGACTGCGCCGATCCCTCGCAGAATGTGCCGGTGCGAAATTCCACCGTCACAGCCCTGCAGGCGCTGTCGCTGCTCAACAACAAATTCATGGTGCGACAAGCGGAGCATTTCGCTGCAAGAGCCCAAGCGCAAGCTGAGGGGCTGCCGGCACAAATTGCCTTCGCCTTTCAGACCGCCCTGGGACGCGTGCCAAGCGAGCAAGAATCGCAAACGCTAACTGCGTACGCCGAACAACACGGCCTAGCCAATGCCTGCCGGTTGTTGTTTAACGCAAACGAGTTTTTGTTCGTCGATTAA
- the xylA gene encoding xylose isomerase, whose protein sequence is MAFFTDISKIEYEGPTSKNPLAFRHYNADEIVEGRSMRDQLRFSVCYWHTFRGTGADPFGAGTLQRPWDDGTESVENAINRVRVAFEFIEKLGAPFYCFHDRDVAPEGATLAESHKNLDAVADALAEEQQRTGIDLLWGTANLFSHPRYLHGAATSCNADVFAYAASQVKKAMEVTHRLGGENYVFWGGREGYMNLYNTDMKRELDHLAAFMHMAVEHAKSIGFTGQFLFEPKPKEPTKHQYDFDAAACLNFLRQYDLLDHVKLNIETNHATLAGHTMAHELIYASIQGGLGSIDANTGDLLLGWDTDQFPTDIYLTTQCMLAILDQGGLAPGGVNFDAKVRRESFEPIDLFHAHIGGMDAFAHGLKIAAAIRADGVLSDFVKNRYRSFDEGIGAKIEAGSVTFADLESYMLEAGEVHPNESGRQEMLENLVNMYL, encoded by the coding sequence ATGGCATTTTTTACAGACATTTCCAAAATTGAATACGAAGGTCCCACGAGCAAAAACCCCTTGGCGTTTCGGCACTACAATGCCGACGAGATCGTCGAAGGTCGCTCGATGCGGGACCAGTTGCGATTCAGCGTTTGTTACTGGCATACGTTTCGCGGCACCGGAGCCGACCCGTTTGGCGCTGGGACCTTGCAGCGGCCGTGGGATGACGGGACCGAAAGCGTAGAGAACGCAATCAATCGCGTGCGGGTCGCGTTTGAATTTATCGAAAAGCTCGGCGCACCGTTTTATTGCTTCCATGACCGCGACGTCGCTCCCGAAGGCGCGACCTTGGCCGAAAGCCACAAAAACCTCGACGCCGTCGCCGATGCCTTGGCCGAGGAACAACAGCGGACCGGTATCGATCTGTTGTGGGGGACCGCCAATTTGTTTTCGCATCCGCGGTATCTGCACGGAGCGGCGACTTCCTGCAACGCCGATGTCTTCGCCTACGCTGCCTCCCAAGTCAAAAAAGCGATGGAAGTCACGCACCGACTCGGCGGCGAGAACTACGTCTTTTGGGGCGGTCGCGAAGGGTACATGAATCTGTACAACACCGACATGAAACGCGAGTTGGATCACTTAGCGGCGTTCATGCACATGGCGGTAGAACATGCAAAGAGCATTGGCTTCACCGGTCAGTTTTTGTTTGAGCCGAAGCCGAAAGAACCAACCAAACATCAATACGATTTCGATGCCGCTGCTTGTCTGAACTTTCTACGGCAATATGATCTGCTGGATCATGTGAAGCTCAACATCGAAACCAACCACGCCACGCTGGCCGGGCATACGATGGCGCATGAGTTGATCTATGCGTCGATCCAAGGCGGGCTGGGAAGTATCGATGCCAACACCGGGGACCTATTGCTGGGATGGGATACGGATCAATTTCCAACCGATATTTATCTGACCACGCAATGCATGTTGGCGATTTTGGATCAAGGCGGTTTGGCGCCCGGCGGGGTCAATTTTGACGCCAAGGTTCGTCGCGAAAGTTTCGAGCCAATCGATTTGTTCCACGCGCACATCGGTGGCATGGATGCCTTTGCGCACGGGCTGAAAATTGCGGCAGCGATCCGTGCCGATGGGGTGTTGAGTGATTTCGTCAAGAACCGCTATCGCAGTTTTGACGAAGGGATCGGAGCGAAGATCGAGGCGGGGTCGGTCACCTTTGCCGACTTAGAGTCTTACATGCTGGAGGCGGGAGAGGTGCATCCTAACGAAAGCGGACGTCAGGAGATGCTGGAGAACCTAGTCAACATGTATCTTTAG
- a CDS encoding sugar phosphate isomerase/epimerase family protein, translating into MKFAICQELFVDWDWERQCKFIADVGYTGIEVAPFTLADRVTDVTAEQRQTLRKQAEDAGLEVVGLHWLLAKTEGLHLTTADAGVRSNTADYIAELAHACADLGGEVLVFGSPQQRNLEEGMSREQAMANAAEVFRQAMPVLSDRNVKLCMEPLTPKETNFITTCADGVELMGLVDHPNFILHQDVKAMLSESDSIPELIHRHAKVTGHFHVNDSNLLGPGMGETDFAPIFKALLETQYDGWVSVEVFDYKPGAELIARESFRYMQETLNAVS; encoded by the coding sequence ATGAAATTCGCCATTTGCCAAGAATTGTTTGTTGACTGGGATTGGGAACGGCAGTGCAAGTTTATCGCTGATGTCGGGTACACGGGGATTGAAGTCGCTCCGTTCACACTGGCTGACCGAGTCACCGACGTCACCGCTGAACAACGCCAAACCTTGCGCAAGCAAGCAGAAGACGCTGGGTTGGAAGTCGTTGGCTTGCATTGGCTTCTGGCGAAAACCGAAGGACTACATCTGACCACTGCCGACGCAGGAGTTCGCAGTAATACGGCGGACTATATTGCCGAGTTGGCCCACGCATGTGCTGATTTGGGGGGCGAGGTTCTTGTGTTTGGCTCGCCTCAACAACGGAACCTCGAAGAGGGTATGTCGCGGGAACAGGCGATGGCCAATGCGGCTGAGGTGTTCCGACAGGCGATGCCGGTTCTGAGTGACCGCAATGTGAAGTTGTGTATGGAACCGCTCACGCCGAAGGAAACAAACTTCATCACCACCTGCGCCGACGGGGTGGAGTTGATGGGGTTGGTGGACCATCCGAATTTCATTTTGCATCAAGATGTCAAAGCCATGTTGAGCGAGTCGGATTCGATTCCGGAATTGATACATCGTCACGCAAAAGTGACCGGACATTTTCATGTCAACGACAGTAACTTATTGGGACCGGGAATGGGCGAAACCGACTTCGCGCCGATCTTCAAAGCGTTGTTGGAAACGCAATACGATGGTTGGGTCTCGGTGGAAGTTTTCGATTACAAACCAGGCGCAGAACTGATCGCGCGCGAAAGTTTTCGTTACATGCAAGAGACGCTTAACGCAGTTTCCTAG